A single window of Granulicella cerasi DNA harbors:
- the gcvH gene encoding glycine cleavage system protein GcvH has protein sequence MSYPANYRFAKSHEWLSLEGENGTVGITDYAQSSLGDIVFVELPKVGQQVEAGSTFGSVESVKAVSDLYAPVSGTVTEVNEALNDAPETINSDANNVWLIKLAVTNTDEANALLSAEDYEKFVAEETGH, from the coding sequence ATGAGCTATCCCGCTAACTATCGCTTCGCCAAATCGCACGAATGGCTCTCGCTCGAGGGCGAGAACGGAACCGTCGGCATCACCGACTACGCGCAGAGCTCGCTCGGCGATATCGTCTTCGTCGAACTGCCCAAGGTGGGTCAGCAGGTGGAAGCCGGTTCGACCTTTGGCTCGGTCGAGAGCGTCAAGGCGGTCAGCGATCTGTACGCACCCGTCAGCGGCACCGTCACCGAGGTGAACGAAGCGCTGAATGACGCGCCCGAGACCATCAACTCCGACGCGAACAACGTTTGGCTCATCAAGCTCGCCGTCACCAACACCGACGAAGCCAACGCGCTGCTCAGCGCCGAGGATTACGAAAAGTTCGTCGCCGAAGAGACCGGCCACTAA